The Benincasa hispida cultivar B227 chromosome 9, ASM972705v1, whole genome shotgun sequence genome has a segment encoding these proteins:
- the LOC120086465 gene encoding probable leucine-rich repeat receptor-like protein kinase At1g68400 isoform X1, translating to MLKMYRRLSSFLLLLGLISEAVYVPSFAACLDGDLSASEAFLSFIKAIDPQDMLGIGTNESKQHLHLNKVEGVKYSRQGAIVEIRFENLNLSGRIDADSICKLSSLRVLNLAKNNIQGNIPNSIVCCTRLTHLNLSNNNLSGELPFVLPKLKHLRRIDISNNHFTTTSPQFKELKHRKSLRSWIARRDNINARVEAVSPISSSSQSRKYDSGGGANWTASNKLMWLIIIIIGAATFLVLSFLVCKRASKLALKKEIFQKALQKSPPVAALSAMSSEVEKPDEALRDQKELVFFNEEDEQFKVEDLLEATADLQSLNACTSLFKVRLKSQYYAVKTLRKMQINFDEFRKTMRLVGNLRHPNILPLVGYYSAKDEKLLIYRYQRRGSLHELLESCIEGKQKFPWRIRLSIASGIAKGLGFLYQRSNTEDSIPHGNLKLSNILLNENNEPQISEYGITKFLDPKRVHLLSSKTYTAPEKKLSEKGDVYSFGIILLELLTGKMVAKDGINLPKWVRAKVREEWTCEVFDEEVARNAEKWAFSVLLVALDCVSHYPEGRPTIAEALKKIEEVVKVVEDCEQRISPLSSDFGSPGSCR from the exons ATGCTCAAAATGTATAGACGCTTGAGTTCATTTTTGctcctgttggggttgatatctGAAGCAGTATATGTTCCATCATTCGCAGCTTGTTTGGATGGTGATTTATCAGCATCTGAAGCTTTTCTTAGTTTTATCAAAGCTATTGACCCACAAGACATGCTCGGAATTGGCACGAACGAATCAAAGCAACATCTGCACTTGAATAAGGTTGAAGGTGTAAAATATAGTCGTCAAGGTGCTATTGTCGAAATCAGGTTTGAGAATTTGAACCTCAGTGGCAGAATTGATGCAGATTCTATCTGCAAGCTTTCTAGTCTAAGAGTTCTTAACTTGGCTAAAAACAACATCCAAGGAAACATTCCTAATTCAATTGTGTGCTGTACAAGGCTGACCCACTTGAACCTTAGCAACAACAATTTGAGTGGGGAGTTACCTTTTGTTTTGCCAAAACTCAAACATCTTAGGAGAATAGACATTTCTAACAATCACTTTACTACCACCTCACCTCAATTCAAGGAGTTGAAGCATAGGAAGTCTCTAAGATCATGGATAGCTCGGCGAGACAACATTAATGCTAGGGTAGAGGCTGTGTCACCCATCTCGTCTAGCTCGCAAAGCAGAAAGTATGATAGTGGTGGGGGAGCAAACTGGACTGCCTCTAATAAGTTAATGTGGTTGATAATCATTATCATTGGAGCTGCAACGTTTTTAGTATTGTCATTTCTTGTATGCAAGAGGGCTTCAAAGTTAGCGCTCAAAAAGGAGATATTTCAGAAGGCCCTTCAGAAGTCTCCTCCTGTTGCTGCTCTGTCAGCCATGTCCAGTGAGGTTGAAAAACCTGATGAAGCCCTTCGAGACCAGAAAGAGCTCGTGTTCtttaatgaagaagatgagcaaTTCAAAGTGGAGGACCTCCTTGAAGCAACAGCTGATTTACAAAGTCTGAATGCCTGCACTAGTCTTTTCAAGGTTAGGTTAAAGAGCCAATATTATGCTGTCAAAACATTGAGGAAAATGCAGATAAACTTCGATGAATTTCGTAAAACCATGAGGCTAGTAGGAAATTTGCGGCACCCAAATATTTTGCCACTCGTGGGTTATTATTCAGCAAAGGATGAGAAACTACTGATCTACAGATACCAGAGACGTGGAAGTCTGCATGAACTGCTTGAGA GTTGTATTGAAGGAAAGCAAAAATTCCCATGGAGGATTAGACTATCCATAGCAAGTGGAATAGCAAAGGGTCTGGGTTTTTTATACCAAAGATCAAATACAGAAGACTCCATTCCACATGGGAATTTAAAACTTTCAAACATTCTCTTGAACGAAAACAATGAACCACAAATCAGCGAATATGGGATCACAAAGTTTCTTGACCCAAAGAGAGTTCATCTTCTTTCCTCCAAGACGTATACGGCCCCGGAGAAAAAGCTATCAGAGAAAGGTGACGTGTATAGCTTTGGAATCATATTACTTGAATTGTTAACGGGAAAAATGGTAGCAAAAGATGGGATCAATCTCCCTAAATGGGTGAGAGCCAAGGTAAGAGAAGAGTGGACCTGTGAAGTGTTTGATGAGGAAGTTGCTCGAAATGCAGAAAAATGGGCGTTTTCTGTTCTACTTGTTGCCTTAGATTGTGTCTCTCATTACCCTGAAGGAAGGCCAACCATAGCTGAGGCTCTGAAAAAGATAGAGGAAGTAGTGAAGGTAGTGGAAGATTGTGAACAACGCATTTCACCTTTGTCTTCTGATTTTGGCTCTCCTGGGTCTTGTCGCTAG
- the LOC120086465 gene encoding probable leucine-rich repeat receptor-like protein kinase At1g68400 isoform X2 has translation MLRFDRGGEDACLDGDLSASEAFLSFIKAIDPQDMLGIGTNESKQHLHLNKVEGVKYSRQGAIVEIRFENLNLSGRIDADSICKLSSLRVLNLAKNNIQGNIPNSIVCCTRLTHLNLSNNNLSGELPFVLPKLKHLRRIDISNNHFTTTSPQFKELKHRKSLRSWIARRDNINARVEAVSPISSSSQSRKYDSGGGANWTASNKLMWLIIIIIGAATFLVLSFLVCKRASKLALKKEIFQKALQKSPPVAALSAMSSEVEKPDEALRDQKELVFFNEEDEQFKVEDLLEATADLQSLNACTSLFKVRLKSQYYAVKTLRKMQINFDEFRKTMRLVGNLRHPNILPLVGYYSAKDEKLLIYRYQRRGSLHELLESCIEGKQKFPWRIRLSIASGIAKGLGFLYQRSNTEDSIPHGNLKLSNILLNENNEPQISEYGITKFLDPKRVHLLSSKTYTAPEKKLSEKGDVYSFGIILLELLTGKMVAKDGINLPKWVRAKVREEWTCEVFDEEVARNAEKWAFSVLLVALDCVSHYPEGRPTIAEALKKIEEVVKVVEDCEQRISPLSSDFGSPGSCR, from the exons ATGCTACGTTTCGATCGAGGCGGTGAAGATG CTTGTTTGGATGGTGATTTATCAGCATCTGAAGCTTTTCTTAGTTTTATCAAAGCTATTGACCCACAAGACATGCTCGGAATTGGCACGAACGAATCAAAGCAACATCTGCACTTGAATAAGGTTGAAGGTGTAAAATATAGTCGTCAAGGTGCTATTGTCGAAATCAGGTTTGAGAATTTGAACCTCAGTGGCAGAATTGATGCAGATTCTATCTGCAAGCTTTCTAGTCTAAGAGTTCTTAACTTGGCTAAAAACAACATCCAAGGAAACATTCCTAATTCAATTGTGTGCTGTACAAGGCTGACCCACTTGAACCTTAGCAACAACAATTTGAGTGGGGAGTTACCTTTTGTTTTGCCAAAACTCAAACATCTTAGGAGAATAGACATTTCTAACAATCACTTTACTACCACCTCACCTCAATTCAAGGAGTTGAAGCATAGGAAGTCTCTAAGATCATGGATAGCTCGGCGAGACAACATTAATGCTAGGGTAGAGGCTGTGTCACCCATCTCGTCTAGCTCGCAAAGCAGAAAGTATGATAGTGGTGGGGGAGCAAACTGGACTGCCTCTAATAAGTTAATGTGGTTGATAATCATTATCATTGGAGCTGCAACGTTTTTAGTATTGTCATTTCTTGTATGCAAGAGGGCTTCAAAGTTAGCGCTCAAAAAGGAGATATTTCAGAAGGCCCTTCAGAAGTCTCCTCCTGTTGCTGCTCTGTCAGCCATGTCCAGTGAGGTTGAAAAACCTGATGAAGCCCTTCGAGACCAGAAAGAGCTCGTGTTCtttaatgaagaagatgagcaaTTCAAAGTGGAGGACCTCCTTGAAGCAACAGCTGATTTACAAAGTCTGAATGCCTGCACTAGTCTTTTCAAGGTTAGGTTAAAGAGCCAATATTATGCTGTCAAAACATTGAGGAAAATGCAGATAAACTTCGATGAATTTCGTAAAACCATGAGGCTAGTAGGAAATTTGCGGCACCCAAATATTTTGCCACTCGTGGGTTATTATTCAGCAAAGGATGAGAAACTACTGATCTACAGATACCAGAGACGTGGAAGTCTGCATGAACTGCTTGAGA GTTGTATTGAAGGAAAGCAAAAATTCCCATGGAGGATTAGACTATCCATAGCAAGTGGAATAGCAAAGGGTCTGGGTTTTTTATACCAAAGATCAAATACAGAAGACTCCATTCCACATGGGAATTTAAAACTTTCAAACATTCTCTTGAACGAAAACAATGAACCACAAATCAGCGAATATGGGATCACAAAGTTTCTTGACCCAAAGAGAGTTCATCTTCTTTCCTCCAAGACGTATACGGCCCCGGAGAAAAAGCTATCAGAGAAAGGTGACGTGTATAGCTTTGGAATCATATTACTTGAATTGTTAACGGGAAAAATGGTAGCAAAAGATGGGATCAATCTCCCTAAATGGGTGAGAGCCAAGGTAAGAGAAGAGTGGACCTGTGAAGTGTTTGATGAGGAAGTTGCTCGAAATGCAGAAAAATGGGCGTTTTCTGTTCTACTTGTTGCCTTAGATTGTGTCTCTCATTACCCTGAAGGAAGGCCAACCATAGCTGAGGCTCTGAAAAAGATAGAGGAAGTAGTGAAGGTAGTGGAAGATTGTGAACAACGCATTTCACCTTTGTCTTCTGATTTTGGCTCTCCTGGGTCTTGTCGCTAG